A segment of the Thermoplasmata archaeon genome:
AGGGCCATGGCGTAGCAGACCCCGAGGCCCGCGAGCGTGTGCGGGTAGAAGAGGAGCCACCAGCCGAAGTTGGTCCAAAGGTCGAAGGCCAGAATTCCAGCGATGCCAATGCCCGTTAGCGAGAGGGCGTAGGCCGCGCTCGGTGCCCGGTTCTTCCTCGTCACAAGGCCCAGAAGCCCCATCATGACGAACCCGGACCATGTAAAAATCAATATCGGCCCGTTGCCCAGAACAAGGTCGGATAGGGCCATCGCGGCCAGGGGAACGATTAGGCTGTATAGACCCCCGAGTAGCACCCCGGCCAGCACGGACGAGATTCCGGCCAGCGCGAAGAGGTCGAACATTATCAGCGAGTTCCCCAGGGGCACGAGAGGCCTCAGGACCACCCTGCCCAGCGCGACCGCGGCCACCAGCGCAATTGCACCGATGAGCTTCAGGTTGCTCGGTCTCATATCGATCCCGGGACCGTATCTTTTTAGACTTATTTATCCCTTATCTCATCTTCTTCTCCGGGCTGTTAATTCTCAACTTGCGCGATAAAGGCGCGCCCGCTGGAGTCGTTCGCAAGGCAATGGCCAGCCGGTCCACGCGCTATATTCAAACCGGTTGTGACGCTTGCTGCATTTCTACAATAGCCAGGCCCACCGAAGCGATGGAGAGAGCTCCAGTCGGCGGTGCAGAATAGTAAGTGAACCTAATGCAACCGAAGAATTCTTATAGGAGCTCTTACCCACCGAAAGATTCGAATCCTAGAACCTCCATTTCCTATGCAGATGCGAAGACCCGACCCAAAACCCGGCAACAGGCTCATCCCGGAGAACCTCGCCCTCATTCTCCCGATGCTGTATCAGGGATGGTTT
Coding sequences within it:
- a CDS encoding DUF6580 family putative transport protein encodes the protein MRPSNLKLIGAIALVAAVALGRVVLRPLVPLGNSLIMFDLFALAGISSVLAGVLLGGLYSLIVPLAAMALSDLVLGNGPILIFTWSGFVMMGLLGLVTRKNRAPSAAYALSLTGIGIAGILAFDLWTNFGWWLLFYPHTLAGLGVCYAMALPFMIGHLLTMTAALPVVALPLLYLEKNRARVVRELRARLGLPAPT